The following are from one region of the Arachis duranensis cultivar V14167 chromosome 10, aradu.V14167.gnm2.J7QH, whole genome shotgun sequence genome:
- the LOC110277004 gene encoding LOW QUALITY PROTEIN: receptor-like protein 52 (The sequence of the model RefSeq protein was modified relative to this genomic sequence to represent the inferred CDS: inserted 2 bases in 2 codons; substituted 1 base at 1 genomic stop codon) has product MGIRYQSVTACALLVLVMVMAEIAGISANSSTLLHSPCLERERQALVKFKASLTDPFNMLSSWHGHDCCQWEGIGCDNVTGHVVMLDLASPYDQYLEGGNVNSSLLELEYLTHLDLTGNEFYGSPIPMFIGSMQCLRYLSLSDAGFGGKIPSNLGNLTNLHFLDLSWNEFSEDSNINWISQLSLLEHLDMSYAQVNIINLTIIAPKLQFLSLAANGLSVSNLDALQNLTSLMHLDFGGNKLTSIPSWFGNFKKLEYLDLSGCGLHGPIPNAFQNATSIELLNLSENNFDSLPSWFHKFEKLEHLFLSSNSFHGTIPDALQNMTSIEFLDLSDNSFTSVPSWFVELKKLVYLSLSSNKLRYMECSISSILKNMCHLKRLYIGGSNLLTESIGNNDLSTCIRHDLEDLDLSENNFNDYLPSWLGQLENLGNLYLQDNFFYGPIPSSFGKLLNLKNLYLSNNTLEGNLPNFMGQLVNLQHFDVSNNYLEGIIPENLGKLVNLQVLDVSNNYLMGSIPSSLGQLINLTNLDLSNNYLKGIIPTSLNQLVNLNRLDLSRNKLDGRICINFQKLGVLSYLDLSSNNLNGPITGEESWPLFIPEMVYLNLSHNHISGSLPEHIGHIMPSLGDLILGNNLINGSIPKSLCQVDLHILDLSKNRLSGKIPICWKDNKVWEEINLSSNKLSGDVPSSFGNLSSLRWLHLNNNRLHGEFLASMTNLPHLLIMDLGENQLSGTIPSWSANTFSSLQILRLQQNMLSGSIPSQICELSSLKILDLSRNNLNGSIPRCIGNLRGMTSTLSPTSQPHFVRVFEWGWEAEDVIEAMKGRELDYIRKLVVIMDLSQNNLVGSIPKGITLLNGLHSLNLSNNHLIGKIPYMIRDMTSLESFDVSSNQLSGTIPSSMLDLILLSQLNLSYNNFSGPIPTDDQFSTYDSSSYAGNPYLCGSPLPNECGPHQVPGSNEFEDEDRPTKXKKDEYSKADRLEKWLFYFVIAIGFATWFWXVIGTLWFNKTWRHAYFRWAEDLADXDLCHNYNKKWMMMRSLVA; this is encoded by the exons ATGGGAATTAGATACCAAAGTGTTACTGCATGCGCACTATTGGTACTTGTGATGGTAATGGCTGAAATTGCAGGCATTTCTGCAAATTCAAGTACTCTCCTCCACTCTCCATGTCTTGAACGAGAGAGGCAAGCTCTTGTGAAGTTCAAAGCATCCCTGACTGATCCATTTAACATGCTTTCCTCCTGGCATGGCCATGACTGTTGCCAATGGGAAGGGATCGGCTGCGACAATGTTACTGGTCATGTTGTCATGCTTGATCTCGCCTCTCCTTACGATCAATATTTAGAAGGTGGGAATGTTAATTCATCGCTGCTGGAACTGGAATACTTGACTCATTTGGACTTGACTGGAAATGAATTCTATGGGAGTCCCATACCGATGTTCATTGGTTCTATGCAATGCCTCAGGTATTTATCACTCTCTGATGCTGGTTTTGGCGGGAAAATACCCAGCAATCTTGGAAATCTTACCAACCTCCACTTTCTTGATCTGAGTTGGAATGAATTTTCAGAAGATAGCAACATCAATTGGATTTCTCAACTGTCATTGCTGGAGCACCTCGACATGAGCTATGCTCAG gttaatattattaatctcaCCATCATTGCTCCTAAACTTCAATTCCTAAGTCTTGCTGCCAATGGACTTAGTGTGTCAAATTTGGATGCTTTACAAAACCTGACATCTCTTATGCATCTTGATTTTGGTGGGAACAAGCTTACTTCAATTCCATCTTGGTTTGGCAACTTTAAAAAACTTGAGTATCTTGATCTTTCAGGGTGTGGGCTTCATGGTCCAATTCCAAATGCTTTTCAAAATGCAACTTCTATTGAATTATTAAACCTTTCTGAGAATAATTTTGACTCTCTTCCATCTTGGTTTCACAAGTTTGAAAAACTCGAgcatctttttctttcatctAATAGCTTCCATGGTACAATTCCGGATGCTTTACAAAATATGACTAGCATTGAGTTCCTTGACCTTTCTGACAACTCTTTCACTTCAGTTCCATCTTGGTTTGTTGAGTTAAAGAAACTTGTCTATCTCAGTCTTTCAAGTAATAAATTAAGATATATGGAATGTTCCATTTCatccattttaaaaaatatgtgtcACCTGAAAAGGTTATATATAGGAGGAAGCAACCTCCTAACAGAATCCATTGGAAACAATGATTTGTCTACCTGCATTAGACATGATTTGGAGGATCTTGACTTGAGTGAAAATAACTTTAATGATTATTTGCCATCTTGGTTAGGACAACTTGAAAATCTAGGCAATCTCTATCTCCAAGATAATTTTTTCTATGGTCCCATTCCCTCTTCTTTTGGAAAATTACTGAATTTGAAGAATTTATATTTGTCCAACAATACATTAGAAGGGAACCTTCCTAATTTCATGGGACAACTTGTAAATTTACAACATTTTGATGTctcaaataattatttagaGGGAATTATTCCTGAAAATCTTGGAAAACTTGTAAATTTACAAGTTCTTGATGtctcaaataattatttaatggGATCCATTCCTTCGAGTCTTGGTCAACTAATAAATCTAACGAACCTTGATTtgtcaaataattatttaaaaggaATCATCCCTACAAGTCTTAACCAACTTGTAAATCTTAATCGGCTTGATCTTTCAAGGAATAAACTAGATGGGAgaatttgtattaattttcaaaaacttggGGTTCTATCATACTTGGATCTATCTTCAAACAATTTGAATGGACCCATTACAGGGGAAGAAAGTTGGCCTTTGTTTATCCCAGAAATGGTGTATTTGAATCTCTCCCATAATCATATCAGTGGCTCACTTCCTGAACATATTGGTCATATAATGCCCTCTTTGGGGGACTTGATCCTTGGAAATAATCTCATAAATGGTTCAATTCCAAAATCATTGTGCCAAGTTGATTTGCATATCCTTGACCTTTCAAAGAACAGACTATCTGGTAAAATCCCCATTTGTTGGAAAGATAACAAAGTATGGGAAGAAATAAATTTGTCATCCAACAAACTCTCAGGGGATGTTCCAAGTTCATTTGGGAATCTTTCCTCTCTAAGATGGTTGCATTTGAACAATAACCGTCTTCATGGAGAGTTTCTAGCATCTATGACAAATTTGCCACATTTATTGATTATGGATCTCGGAGAGAATCAACTTTCTGGCACCATCCCATCATGGAGTGCTAACACATTTTCTTCACTACAAATTCTAAGATTGCAGCAAAACATGCTGAGTGGTAGCATTCCTTCACAGATATGTGAACTATCATCACTTAAAATCTTGGACCTTTCTCGCAACAATTTAAATGGTTCAATACCTCGCTGCATAGGCAATCTTCGAGGAATGACTTCCACTTTGTCTCCTACTTCTCAACCCCACTTTGTACGAGTATTTGAATGGGGTTGGGAAGCTGAGGATGTTATAGAAGCCATGAAAGGAAGAGAACTTGACTACATAAGAAAGCTTGTAGTCATCATGGATTTGTCCCAGAATAATTTGGTTGGCTCCATTCCAAAAGGAATAACATTGCTCAATGGTTTGCATAGCTTGAATCTATCAAACAACCATTTGATCGGAAAGATCCCTTACATGATACGGGATATGACATCACTTGAATCCTTTGACGTTTCAAGTAACCAACTCTCGGGTACAATTCCAAGCAGCATGTTAGATTTAATATTACTAAGTCAGTTAAACTTGTCATACAATAACTTCTCTGGCCCAATTCCTACAGATGACCAGTTTTCAACTTATGATTCATCGAGTTATGCTGGCAACCCATATCTATGTGGATCTCCTCTACCCAACGAATGTGGTCCACATCAAGTTCCTGGGAGCAATGAATTTGAAGATGAAGACAGaccgacca aaaaaaaagatgaatacaGCAAAGCAGATAGGTTGGAAAAGTGGTTGTTTTACTTTGTTATTGCAATTGGCTTTGCAACTTGGTTTTGGTGAGTTATTGGGACTTTGTGGTTTAATAAAACTTGGAGGCACGCTTACTTCAGATGGGCGGAAGATTTAGCCG ACGATCTATGTCACAACTACAATAAGAagtggatgatgatgagaagcCTTGTTGCTTGA
- the LOC110272500 gene encoding B3 domain-containing transcription factor VRN1 isoform X2: MASCSYQPNKHSPPKTLICFFKIILRQSLQDGNLKIPNKFTSKYGGGVKNPVYLKPPDGTQWKVQWTQHDGDILFEKGWKEFAAYYCLDHGHLLRFEFNGTSCFEVHIFDMSGLEIHYPFNNRIDDDSVETLNELPPECWGRERKRLKTPLSLSLPFTSKQLRIATETRDMEGGSQPEEKNIEMPIIPSVIHRSDVFEPGTCGFRCLEEAQKFNSENPSFMIKLGKSNLQRSRANFKASFYIKHFENKEQNVEIRYEGKLWPAKLLCYPAAAAAYISNGWRPFSLENDLKVGDVCVFELINGENPVLDAHIYRANG, from the exons ATGGCTTCATGTAGCTACCAACCAAACAAGCATTCTCCTCCAAAAACTTTGATCTGTTTCTTTAAGATTATTCTCAGACAAAGCCTTCAAGATGGAAATCTT AAGATACCAAACAAGTTCACTAGCAAATATGGTGGTGGTGTGAAAAATCCAGTGTATCTGAAGCCTCCAGATGGCACTCAATGGAAAGTACAATGGACTCAGCATGATGGTGACATTTTATTTGAAAAGGGTTGGAAAGAATTTGCTGCATATTACTGTCTGGATCATGGTCACTTGTTGCGATTTGAGTTCAATGGAACTTCTTGTTTTGAGGTACACATATTTGACATGAGTGGCCTTGAAATACACTATCCTTTCAATAACCGGATCGACGATGATTCAGTTGAGACTTTGAATGAGCTACCACCAGAATGTTGGGGCAGAGAGcggaaaagattgaaaacaccattatcattatcattgcCTTTTACAAGCAAGCAATTGAGAATTGCCACAGAAACTAGAGATATGGAAGGAGGTAGTCAACCTGAAGAGAAAAACATTGAGATGCCAATAATTCCATCTGTCATTCATCGTTCGGATG TTTTTGAGCCTGGGACCTGTGGTTTTCGATGCCTGGAAGAAGCTCAGAAGTTCAACTCAGAAAATCCCTCTTTCATGATCAAGCTAGGGAAAAGTAATCTACAGAGATCAAGGGCT AATTTTAAAGCTTCCTTCTACATAAAGCattttgaaaacaaggagcagAATGTAGAGATACGGTATGAAGGCAAGTTGTGGCCTGCAAAGTTGCTCTGTTATCCCGCAGCAGCAGCTGCCTATATCTCGAATGGTTGGCGGCCTTTTAGTCTTGAGAATGATTTAAAAGTTGGAGATGTTTGTGTCTTTGAGCTCATTAATGGAGAAAACCCAGTGCTTGATGCTCATATTTATAGAGCCAATGGTTAA
- the LOC110272500 gene encoding B3 domain-containing transcription factor VRN1 isoform X1 has protein sequence MQNQKKSFPKWIVQCSFLCPCIYLIKKLEKFSLLISTNQQKIKAASTASTDERERLPYTGPTKDRCQKIPNKFTSKYGGGVKNPVYLKPPDGTQWKVQWTQHDGDILFEKGWKEFAAYYCLDHGHLLRFEFNGTSCFEVHIFDMSGLEIHYPFNNRIDDDSVETLNELPPECWGRERKRLKTPLSLSLPFTSKQLRIATETRDMEGGSQPEEKNIEMPIIPSVIHRSDVFEPGTCGFRCLEEAQKFNSENPSFMIKLGKSNLQRSRANFKASFYIKHFENKEQNVEIRYEGKLWPAKLLCYPAAAAAYISNGWRPFSLENDLKVGDVCVFELINGENPVLDAHIYRANG, from the exons ATGCAAAATCAGAAGAAAAGTTTTCCAAAATGGATTGTTCAATGCTCCTTCTTGTGTCCATGCATTTATTTGATCAAGAAATTAGAGAAATTCAGTTTATTAATATCAACTAACCAACAAAAGATAAAAGCTGCATCAACAGCTTCAacagatgagagagagaggctaCCTTACACCGGGCCCACTAAAGACAGATGTCAG AAGATACCAAACAAGTTCACTAGCAAATATGGTGGTGGTGTGAAAAATCCAGTGTATCTGAAGCCTCCAGATGGCACTCAATGGAAAGTACAATGGACTCAGCATGATGGTGACATTTTATTTGAAAAGGGTTGGAAAGAATTTGCTGCATATTACTGTCTGGATCATGGTCACTTGTTGCGATTTGAGTTCAATGGAACTTCTTGTTTTGAGGTACACATATTTGACATGAGTGGCCTTGAAATACACTATCCTTTCAATAACCGGATCGACGATGATTCAGTTGAGACTTTGAATGAGCTACCACCAGAATGTTGGGGCAGAGAGcggaaaagattgaaaacaccattatcattatcattgcCTTTTACAAGCAAGCAATTGAGAATTGCCACAGAAACTAGAGATATGGAAGGAGGTAGTCAACCTGAAGAGAAAAACATTGAGATGCCAATAATTCCATCTGTCATTCATCGTTCGGATG TTTTTGAGCCTGGGACCTGTGGTTTTCGATGCCTGGAAGAAGCTCAGAAGTTCAACTCAGAAAATCCCTCTTTCATGATCAAGCTAGGGAAAAGTAATCTACAGAGATCAAGGGCT AATTTTAAAGCTTCCTTCTACATAAAGCattttgaaaacaaggagcagAATGTAGAGATACGGTATGAAGGCAAGTTGTGGCCTGCAAAGTTGCTCTGTTATCCCGCAGCAGCAGCTGCCTATATCTCGAATGGTTGGCGGCCTTTTAGTCTTGAGAATGATTTAAAAGTTGGAGATGTTTGTGTCTTTGAGCTCATTAATGGAGAAAACCCAGTGCTTGATGCTCATATTTATAGAGCCAATGGTTAA
- the LOC107471955 gene encoding B3 domain-containing protein Os12g0591400 isoform X2, protein MASTSFQPKNKSPSTVISFFKILLSKSLQAGTLIPRKFSRIYGGGVPNPVYLKLPDGTQWKIDWTNHNGEIIFENGWKEFAAYYSLDQGHLLWFDYKKTSLFEVHIFDMSCLEINYPPYDHTDDDCVEILNKPPSPVRGDLRKRSVAPLSTPSKTKRLRSATKSRDVERGSQSKDTSLEMPVFSSSRQDFLDFSPGTSGFKALKEAEKFSSENPFFIVKIRQAIRSNRNFPASFFIKYFKNEEQKVKIRFEGKLFPAKLRYYRQNSTAFISSGWLQFAQASKLQPGDVTVFELVDRDDPVFETHIYRAKAFKSWSCGFQSLKAARNFKSENPSFMVKITQTNLPRTTAVIPVPFFTKYFAKKKPNIHIKLRNKLLAAKLLYYPSSSAAYISAGWQAFVAASNLKAGDVCVFELVNEKDRVLDVHIYRAGRLLSF, encoded by the exons ATGGCTTCAACTAGCTTCCAACCAAAGAACAAGTCTCCTTCCACTGTGATCAGCTTCTTCAAGATTCTTCTCAGTAAAAGTCTCCAAGCTGGAACTCTT ATACCAAGAAAGTTCAGTAGGATATATGGTGGTGGTGTGCCGAATCCAGTGTATCTTAAGCTTCCAGACGGCACTCAATGGAAAATAGATTGGACTAATCATAATGGTGAGATTATATTTGAAAATGGTTGGAAAGAGTTTGCTGCATATTACTCTCTAGATCAAGGGCACTTGTTGTGGTTTGACTATAAAAAAACTTCTCTTTTTGAAGTACACATATTTGACATGAGTTGCCTTGAAATAAACTATCCTCCCTATGATCACACTGATGATGATTGTGTTGAGATTTTAAATAAGCCCCCATCACCAGTCCGGGGGGATCTAAGGAAGCGGTCGGTAGCACCATTATCGACTCCTTCTAAAACGAAACGATTGAGAAGTGCTACAAAATCTAGAGATGTTGAAAGAGGTAGCCAATCTAAGGATACAAGCCTTGAAATGCCAGTGTTTTCATCTTCCCGGCAAGATTTCCTTG ATTTCTCTCCTGGGACCAGTGGGTTTAAGGCTCTGAAAGAAGCTGAGAAGTTCAGCTCtgaaaatccctttttcattgTCAAGATAAGGCAAGCTATACGTTCAAACCGT AATTTTCCAGCTTCCTTTTTCataaaatactttaaaaatGAGGAGCAGAAAGTAAAGATAAGGTTTGAGGGGAAGTTGTTTCCTGCAAAGTTGCGCTATTATCGACAAAATTCTACTGCCTTTATCTCTTCTGGATGGCTCCAATTTGCTCAAGCAAGTAAATTACAACCTGGGGATGTTACTGTGTTTGAGCTCGTCGATAGAGACGATCCGGTGTTTGAAACTCATATTTATAGAGCCAAAG CTTTCAAGTCATGGTCCTGTGGCTTTCAATCTCTAAAAGCAGCTCGGAATTTCAAGTCAGAAAATCCCTCTTTCATGGTAAAGATCACACAAACAAATCTACCAAGAACAACTGCT GTCATACCAGTTCCCTTCTTCACAAAGTATTTTGCAAAGAAGAAGCCGAATATACATATAAAGTTGAGAAACAAGTTGTTGGCAGCAAAGTTGCTCtattatccatcatcttctgcTGCCTATATCTCTGCCGGTTGGCAAGCTTTTGTTGCTGCCAGTAATTTAAAGGCTGGAGATGTTTGTGTCTTTGAGCTTGTCAATGAAAAAGATCGAGTGCTCGATGTTCATATTTATAGAGCCGGTCGTTTGTTAAGCTTTTAG
- the LOC107471955 gene encoding B3 domain-containing protein Os12g0591400 isoform X1 produces MASTSFQPKNKSPSTVISFFKILLSKSLQAGTLKIPRKFSRIYGGGVPNPVYLKLPDGTQWKIDWTNHNGEIIFENGWKEFAAYYSLDQGHLLWFDYKKTSLFEVHIFDMSCLEINYPPYDHTDDDCVEILNKPPSPVRGDLRKRSVAPLSTPSKTKRLRSATKSRDVERGSQSKDTSLEMPVFSSSRQDFLDFSPGTSGFKALKEAEKFSSENPFFIVKIRQAIRSNRNFPASFFIKYFKNEEQKVKIRFEGKLFPAKLRYYRQNSTAFISSGWLQFAQASKLQPGDVTVFELVDRDDPVFETHIYRAKAFKSWSCGFQSLKAARNFKSENPSFMVKITQTNLPRTTAVIPVPFFTKYFAKKKPNIHIKLRNKLLAAKLLYYPSSSAAYISAGWQAFVAASNLKAGDVCVFELVNEKDRVLDVHIYRAGRLLSF; encoded by the exons ATGGCTTCAACTAGCTTCCAACCAAAGAACAAGTCTCCTTCCACTGTGATCAGCTTCTTCAAGATTCTTCTCAGTAAAAGTCTCCAAGCTGGAACTCTT AAGATACCAAGAAAGTTCAGTAGGATATATGGTGGTGGTGTGCCGAATCCAGTGTATCTTAAGCTTCCAGACGGCACTCAATGGAAAATAGATTGGACTAATCATAATGGTGAGATTATATTTGAAAATGGTTGGAAAGAGTTTGCTGCATATTACTCTCTAGATCAAGGGCACTTGTTGTGGTTTGACTATAAAAAAACTTCTCTTTTTGAAGTACACATATTTGACATGAGTTGCCTTGAAATAAACTATCCTCCCTATGATCACACTGATGATGATTGTGTTGAGATTTTAAATAAGCCCCCATCACCAGTCCGGGGGGATCTAAGGAAGCGGTCGGTAGCACCATTATCGACTCCTTCTAAAACGAAACGATTGAGAAGTGCTACAAAATCTAGAGATGTTGAAAGAGGTAGCCAATCTAAGGATACAAGCCTTGAAATGCCAGTGTTTTCATCTTCCCGGCAAGATTTCCTTG ATTTCTCTCCTGGGACCAGTGGGTTTAAGGCTCTGAAAGAAGCTGAGAAGTTCAGCTCtgaaaatccctttttcattgTCAAGATAAGGCAAGCTATACGTTCAAACCGT AATTTTCCAGCTTCCTTTTTCataaaatactttaaaaatGAGGAGCAGAAAGTAAAGATAAGGTTTGAGGGGAAGTTGTTTCCTGCAAAGTTGCGCTATTATCGACAAAATTCTACTGCCTTTATCTCTTCTGGATGGCTCCAATTTGCTCAAGCAAGTAAATTACAACCTGGGGATGTTACTGTGTTTGAGCTCGTCGATAGAGACGATCCGGTGTTTGAAACTCATATTTATAGAGCCAAAG CTTTCAAGTCATGGTCCTGTGGCTTTCAATCTCTAAAAGCAGCTCGGAATTTCAAGTCAGAAAATCCCTCTTTCATGGTAAAGATCACACAAACAAATCTACCAAGAACAACTGCT GTCATACCAGTTCCCTTCTTCACAAAGTATTTTGCAAAGAAGAAGCCGAATATACATATAAAGTTGAGAAACAAGTTGTTGGCAGCAAAGTTGCTCtattatccatcatcttctgcTGCCTATATCTCTGCCGGTTGGCAAGCTTTTGTTGCTGCCAGTAATTTAAAGGCTGGAGATGTTTGTGTCTTTGAGCTTGTCAATGAAAAAGATCGAGTGCTCGATGTTCATATTTATAGAGCCGGTCGTTTGTTAAGCTTTTAG